Below is a window of Mycolicibacterium rhodesiae NBB3 DNA.
GCACGAGCGTGGCGCACTGGTCGCGATCGGTGCCGACCTGCTCGCCATGACACTGATCACCCCGCCCGGCGAGACCGGAGCCGACGTCGCATTCGGCAGCACCCAGAGATTCGGCGTGCCAATGGGATTCGGTGGACCGCATGCCGGTTACCTTGCCGTGCATGCCAAGCACGCGAGGCAACTGCCCGGGCGGCTGGTCGGCGTCTCCCTCGATGCAGACGGCGCCCCGGCGTACCGACTGGCGTTGCAGACCCGTGAACAGCACATCCGCCGGGACAAGGCGACGAGCAATATCTGCACCGCACAGGTGCTGCTCGCGGTGATGGCCGCGATGTACGCGAGCTATCACGGTGCGGACGGGTTGGCCGCGATCGCGCGGCGGGTCCACGGACATGCCCGTGCACTGGCCGCGGGACTCGTGGACGGCGGTGTCGAGGTCGTCCACCGCGAGTTCTTCGACACGGTGTTGGTCCGGGTGCCGGGCGGGGCTGCGCAGATCCGCGACGCGGCCAAGGCCAACGGTGTGAACATCTGGCAGGTCGACGACGACCACGTGTCGGTGTCCTGCGACGAGGCCACCACCGCGCAGCATGTCGAGGCCGTGCTGTCGGTCTTCGGAGCCGCCCCGGCGGCGACATCGGGCCGAGGAGCCGCCCCGGCGGCGACATCGGGCCGGGGAGTCGCAGCCGGTAGCGAGTTCGACGGACCCGCCATCGCAACCCGCACGTCGGAGTTCCTGACCCATCCCGCGTTCACGCGATACCGCACCGAGACCGAGATGATGCGCTATCTGCGGTCGCTCGCCGACAAGGATATTGCGTTGGACCGCAGCATGATTCCGCTGGGATCGTGCACCATGAAGCTGAATGCGGCCGCCGAGATGGAGCCGATCACCTGGCCCGAGTTCGCGCGCCAGCATCCATTCGCCCCTGCGTCGGACACACCCGGGCTGCGCAAGCTGATCGCCGACCTCGAGACGTGGCTGACCGCAATCACCGGGTATGACGCCGTGTCACTCCAGCCCAACGCCGGATCGCAGGGGGAGTACGCGGGTCTGCTGGCGATCCAGGCCTACCACGCCGAGCGTGGGCAGCCGGATCGGGACGTGTGCCTCATCCCGTCGAGCGCGCACGGCACCAATGCCGCATCGGCGGCGCTCGTGGGGATGCGGGTCGTCGTGGTGGCATGCCGGGCGAATGGCGATGTCGACCTCGATGATCTGCGTGCGAAGGTGAACGAACACGCGGATCGGTTGTCGGCGTTGATGATCACCTATCCGTCGACGCACGGTGTGTTCGAGCACGACATCGCCGACATCTGCGCCGCCGTGCACGATGTGGGCGGTCAGGTGTACGTCGACGGAGCGAACCTCAACGCTCTCGTCGGCCTGGCCCGACCGGGCCGGTTCGGCGGTGACGTCAGCCACCTCAATCTGCACAAGACGTTCTGCATTCCCCACGGCGGGGGTGGCCCCGGCGTCGGACCGGTTGCGGTGCGGGAGCATCTGGCGAAGTTCCTGCCCGGTCATCCGCTGGCCGACGAATTGCCCGACGAGTACGCGGTATCGGCGGCCCCGTACGGCTCGGCGTCGATTCTGCCGATCAGCTGGGCCTACATCCGGATGATGGGCGCCGACGGCCTGCGCGCGGCATCGCTGACCGCGATCGCGTCGGCCAACTACATCGCCCGCCGGCTGGGTGAGCACTATCCCGTGCTCTACACCGGCGAGAACGGCATGGTCGCCCACGAGTGCATCCTCGATTTGCGAGTCATCACCAAGGAGACCGGTGTCACCGTCGATGATGTGGCAAAACGCCTGGCGGACTACGGCTTCCACGCACCGACGATGAGCTTTCCGGTGGCGGGCACGCTGATGGTCGAACCGACGGAAAGTGAGAGCCTGGCCGAGGTCGACGCGTTCTGCGAGGCGATGATCGCGATCCGCGGCGAGATCGACGCTGTCGCCGCGGGCACCTGGCCGACCGACGACAACCCGTTGCGTGGCGCTCCGCACACCGCGGAATGCCTGCTGGTGTCGGACTGGGATCATCCCTACACCCGCGAGCAGGCCGCGTATCCGCTTGGCAAGGCGTTCCGCCCGAAGGTGTGGCCGCCGGTGCGTCGCATCGACGGTGCGTACGGCGATCGCAACCTGATGTGCTCGTGCCCACCGGTGGAGGCATTCGCGTAAGCAACGCT
It encodes the following:
- the gcvP gene encoding aminomethyl-transferring glycine dehydrogenase, which codes for MSDSENFTFAARHIGPDDDAIATMLATIGVGSLEELAKKALPAGILDPLTEDQVAPGLDQLPPAATEDEALTELRALADANTVAVSMIGQGYFDTLTPPVLRRNILENPAWYTAYTPYQPEISQGRLEALLNFQTMVCDLTGLEVANASMLDEGTAAAEAMTLMHRAVRGSSNRLVVDVDVYRQTAAVLATRAQPLGIEIVTADLRQGLPEGEFFGVIAQSPGASGVITDWSEVVTQAHERGALVAIGADLLAMTLITPPGETGADVAFGSTQRFGVPMGFGGPHAGYLAVHAKHARQLPGRLVGVSLDADGAPAYRLALQTREQHIRRDKATSNICTAQVLLAVMAAMYASYHGADGLAAIARRVHGHARALAAGLVDGGVEVVHREFFDTVLVRVPGGAAQIRDAAKANGVNIWQVDDDHVSVSCDEATTAQHVEAVLSVFGAAPAATSGRGAAPAATSGRGVAAGSEFDGPAIATRTSEFLTHPAFTRYRTETEMMRYLRSLADKDIALDRSMIPLGSCTMKLNAAAEMEPITWPEFARQHPFAPASDTPGLRKLIADLETWLTAITGYDAVSLQPNAGSQGEYAGLLAIQAYHAERGQPDRDVCLIPSSAHGTNAASAALVGMRVVVVACRANGDVDLDDLRAKVNEHADRLSALMITYPSTHGVFEHDIADICAAVHDVGGQVYVDGANLNALVGLARPGRFGGDVSHLNLHKTFCIPHGGGGPGVGPVAVREHLAKFLPGHPLADELPDEYAVSAAPYGSASILPISWAYIRMMGADGLRAASLTAIASANYIARRLGEHYPVLYTGENGMVAHECILDLRVITKETGVTVDDVAKRLADYGFHAPTMSFPVAGTLMVEPTESESLAEVDAFCEAMIAIRGEIDAVAAGTWPTDDNPLRGAPHTAECLLVSDWDHPYTREQAAYPLGKAFRPKVWPPVRRIDGAYGDRNLMCSCPPVEAFA